Proteins found in one Serratia plymuthica genomic segment:
- a CDS encoding monodechloroaminopyrrolnitrin synthase PrnB family protein: MERALDRVSAFAATHAAVAACDPLQARARVLQLPGLNRHQDVPGIVGLLREFLPVRGVPSGWGFVEAAAAMRDIGFFLGSLKRHGHEPTDVVPGLEPVLLDLARMTDLPPRETLLHVTVWNPAAADAQRSYTGLPDEAHLLESVRISMAALEAAIAVTVELHDVPLNSPAFAQGCDELAAYLQKMVESIVYAYRFISPQVFYDELRPFYEPIRVGGQSYLGPGAVEMPLFVLDHVLWGSQSEHQAYREFKETYLPYVLPAYRAAYARFAGKPALVDRVIGEARAVGAQGEPVRAGLAALNRVFVVLLRFRAPHVQLAERVYEVGRSGPVIGSGGYAPSMLGDLATLTLAARSRIRTALNES; this comes from the coding sequence GCGCGGGTTCTGCAACTGCCGGGCCTGAACCGTCACCAGGACGTGCCCGGCATCGTCGGCCTGCTGCGCGAGTTCCTCCCGGTGCGCGGCGTGCCCTCCGGCTGGGGCTTTGTCGAAGCCGCCGCCGCGATGCGGGACATCGGGTTTTTCCTGGGGTCGCTCAAGCGGCACGGGCATGAGCCCACGGACGTGGTGCCCGGGCTCGAGCCGGTGCTGCTCGACCTGGCGCGCATGACCGACCTGCCGCCGCGCGAGACGCTGCTGCATGTGACGGTCTGGAACCCTGCGGCGGCCGACGCGCAACGGAGCTACACCGGGTTGCCCGACGAAGCGCACCTGCTCGAGAGCGTGCGCATCTCGATGGCGGCCCTCGAGGCGGCCATCGCGGTGACCGTCGAGCTGCACGACGTGCCCCTGAACTCGCCTGCGTTCGCGCAAGGGTGCGACGAGTTGGCGGCCTATCTGCAAAAAATGGTCGAATCGATCGTCTACGCATACCGTTTCATCTCGCCGCAGGTCTTCTACGATGAGCTGCGCCCCTTCTACGAACCGATTCGGGTCGGGGGCCAGAGCTACCTTGGCCCCGGCGCCGTAGAAATGCCCCTCTTCGTGCTGGATCACGTCCTGTGGGGCTCGCAATCGGAACACCAGGCTTATCGAGAATTCAAAGAGACGTACCTGCCCTATGTGCTCCCCGCGTACAGGGCGGCCTACGCTCGGTTCGCCGGGAAACCGGCGCTCGTCGACCGCGTGATCGGCGAGGCGCGAGCGGTCGGTGCGCAGGGCGAACCCGTCCGGGCCGGGCTGGCGGCCCTCAATCGGGTTTTCGTGGTCCTGCTGCGCTTCCGGGCGCCTCATGTTCAATTGGCGGAGCGGGTGTACGAAGTCGGGCGAAGCGGCCCCGTAATCGGCAGCGGGGGGTATGCGCCCAGCATGCTCGGCGATCTGGCCACGCTCACGCTTGCCGCGCGCTCCCGCATCCGCACCGCTCTCAACGAGTCCTGA
- a CDS encoding NAD(P)/FAD-dependent oxidoreductase, translated as MTQKSPENGRDNNHFDVIILGSGMSGTQMGAILAKQQFRVLIIEESSHPRFTIGESSIPETSLMNRIIADRYGIPELDHITSFYSTQRYVSSSTGIKRNFGFVFHKPGQEHDPKEFTQCVIPELPWGPESHYYRQDVDAYLLQAAIKYGCTVRQKTKVTEYHADKDGVAVTTAQGDRFTGRYMIDCGGPRAPLATKFGLREEPCRFKTHSRSLYTHMIGVKPFDDIFKVKGQRWRWHEGTLHHMFEGGWLWVIPFNNHPRSTNNLVSVGLQLDPRIYPKTDIPAQQEFDEFLARFPSIAAQFRDAVPVRDWVKTDRLQFSSATCVGDRYCLMLHANGFIDPLFSRGLENTAVTIHALAARLIKALRDDDFSPERFEYIERLQQKLLDHNDDFVSCCYTAFSDFRLWNAFHRLWAVGTILGQFRLVQAHARFRASRDEGDLDHLDNDPPYLGYLCADMEEYYQLFNDAKAEVEAVSAGLKPAGEAATRIHALIDEREFAKPMFGFGYCITGDKPQLNNSKFSLLPAMKLMYWTQTSAPAEVKKYFDYNPMFALLKAYITTRIGLVRKK; from the coding sequence ATGACTCAGAAGAGCCCCGAGAACGGGCGCGACAACAACCACTTCGACGTGATCATCCTCGGTTCGGGCATGTCCGGCACCCAGATGGGGGCTATCCTGGCCAAACAGCAGTTTCGCGTGCTGATCATCGAGGAGTCGTCGCACCCGCGGTTCACGATCGGCGAATCGTCGATTCCCGAGACGTCTCTGATGAACCGCATCATCGCCGATCGCTACGGCATCCCGGAGCTCGACCACATCACGTCGTTCTACTCGACGCAACGTTACGTCTCGTCGAGCACGGGCATCAAACGCAACTTCGGCTTCGTGTTCCACAAGCCCGGCCAGGAGCACGACCCGAAGGAGTTCACGCAGTGCGTCATTCCCGAGCTGCCCTGGGGGCCGGAGAGCCATTATTACCGGCAAGACGTCGACGCCTACCTGTTGCAAGCCGCCATTAAATACGGTTGCACGGTCCGCCAGAAGACTAAAGTGACCGAATACCACGCCGATAAAGACGGCGTCGCGGTGACCACCGCCCAGGGCGATAGGTTCACCGGCCGGTACATGATCGACTGCGGAGGCCCGCGCGCGCCGCTTGCGACCAAGTTCGGGCTCCGCGAAGAGCCGTGTCGCTTCAAGACGCACTCGCGCAGCCTCTACACGCACATGATCGGGGTCAAACCGTTCGACGACATCTTCAAGGTCAAGGGGCAGCGCTGGCGCTGGCACGAGGGGACCTTGCACCACATGTTCGAGGGCGGCTGGCTGTGGGTGATTCCGTTCAACAACCACCCGCGGTCGACCAACAACCTGGTGAGCGTCGGCCTGCAGCTCGACCCGCGTATCTACCCTAAAACGGACATCCCCGCGCAGCAGGAATTCGACGAGTTCCTCGCGCGGTTCCCGAGCATCGCTGCGCAGTTCCGGGACGCCGTGCCGGTGCGCGACTGGGTCAAGACCGACCGCCTGCAGTTCTCGTCAGCCACCTGCGTCGGCGACCGCTACTGCCTGATGCTGCACGCGAACGGATTTATCGACCCGCTCTTCTCCCGGGGGTTAGAGAACACCGCGGTGACCATCCACGCGCTCGCGGCGCGCCTCATCAAGGCGCTGCGCGACGACGACTTCTCCCCCGAGCGCTTCGAGTACATCGAACGCCTGCAGCAGAAGCTTCTGGACCACAACGACGACTTCGTCAGTTGCTGCTACACGGCGTTCTCGGACTTCCGCCTGTGGAACGCGTTCCACCGGCTGTGGGCGGTCGGCACGATCCTCGGGCAGTTCCGGCTTGTGCAGGCCCACGCCAGGTTCCGCGCGTCGCGCGACGAGGGCGACCTCGATCACCTCGACAACGACCCGCCGTATCTTGGCTACCTGTGTGCGGACATGGAGGAGTACTACCAGTTGTTCAACGACGCCAAAGCCGAGGTCGAGGCCGTGAGCGCCGGGCTCAAGCCGGCCGGGGAGGCCGCGACGCGGATCCACGCCCTCATCGACGAGCGAGAATTCGCCAAGCCGATGTTCGGCTTCGGGTATTGCATCACCGGGGACAAGCCGCAGCTCAACAACTCGAAGTTCAGCCTGCTGCCGGCGATGAAACTGATGTACTGGACACAAACCAGCGCGCCGGCGGAGGTGAAAAAGTACTTCGACTACAACCCGATGTTCGCGCTGCTCAAGGCGTACATCACGACCCGCATCGGCTTGGTTCGGAAGAAGTAA
- a CDS encoding Rieske 2Fe-2S domain-containing protein, with translation MNSIQLDQVSLKEHPPRAYDVTTCVAASWYVAMRSGDLKDKPTELTLFGRPCVAWRGPTGRAVVMDRHCSHLGANLADGQIKDGCIQCPFHHWRYDEQGQCVHIPGHSQVVRRLEPVPRSVRQPTWVTTERYGYVWVWYGSPEPLHPLPEIAAADVDNGDFMHLHFAFETTTAVLRIVENFYDAQHATPVHELPISAFELKLFDDWQRWPEVESLARAGAWFGAGIDFTVDRYFGPFGMLARALGLNMSQMNLHFDGYPGGCVMTVSLDGDFKYKLLQCVTPVSDGKNVMHMLISIKKVGGPLRRAIDFVLFGLQTRQAAKYDVKIWNGMKPDGGGAYSKYDKLVLKYRAFYRGWVDRVESER, from the coding sequence ATGAACAGCATTCAATTGGATCAAGTGAGCCTCAAGGAGCATCCCCCGAGGGCGTACGATGTGACCACGTGCGTGGCCGCGAGCTGGTACGTCGCGATGCGCTCGGGCGACCTCAAAGACAAGCCGACGGAGCTGACGCTGTTCGGCCGTCCGTGCGTGGCGTGGCGCGGGCCGACGGGGCGGGCCGTGGTGATGGACCGCCACTGCTCGCACCTCGGCGCGAACCTGGCCGACGGGCAGATCAAGGACGGGTGCATCCAGTGCCCGTTTCATCACTGGCGGTACGACGAGCAGGGCCAGTGCGTTCACATCCCCGGCCACAGCCAGGTGGTGCGCCGGCTGGAGCCCGTGCCGCGATCGGTGCGCCAGCCGACGTGGGTCACCACAGAGCGATACGGCTACGTGTGGGTCTGGTACGGCTCCCCGGAGCCGCTGCACCCGCTGCCCGAAATCGCCGCAGCCGACGTCGACAACGGTGACTTTATGCACCTGCACTTCGCGTTCGAGACGACGACGGCGGTGTTGCGGATCGTAGAGAACTTCTACGACGCGCAGCATGCGACCCCGGTGCACGAACTCCCGATCTCGGCCTTCGAGCTCAAGCTCTTCGACGATTGGCAGCGGTGGCCGGAGGTCGAGTCGCTGGCCCGGGCGGGCGCGTGGTTCGGTGCCGGGATCGACTTCACCGTGGACCGGTATTTCGGGCCTTTCGGCATGCTGGCACGCGCGCTCGGCCTGAACATGTCGCAGATGAACCTGCACTTCGATGGCTACCCCGGCGGGTGCGTCATGACCGTCTCCCTGGACGGCGACTTCAAATACAAGCTGCTCCAGTGCGTGACGCCGGTGAGCGACGGCAAGAACGTCATGCACATGCTCATCTCGATCAAGAAGGTGGGCGGTCCCCTGCGCCGCGCGATCGACTTCGTGCTGTTCGGGCTGCAGACCAGACAGGCAGCGAAGTACGACGTCAAAATCTGGAACGGGATGAAGCCGGACGGCGGCGGCGCCTACAGCAAGTACGATAAGCTGGTGCTCAAGTACCGCGCGTTCTACCGGGGTTGGGTCGACCGCGTTGAGAGTGAACGATGA
- a CDS encoding cation:proton antiporter, translated as MTVWLLQLVLVIALCNVCGRIAERLGQCAVVGEIAAGLLLGPSLFGAIAPDFYDALFGPRTLSAMGQVGEVGLILLMFQVGLHMELGETLRGKRWRMPVAIAAGGLVLPAAIGMIVATVSKDMLAGDAPALPYILFCGVALAISAVPVMARIVDDLALNAMVGARHAMSAAMLTDALGWMLLAAIASLSSGPGWAFARMLLSLLAYLVLCALLVRFVVRPTLMRLASTAHAARDRLAVLLCFVMASALATSLIGFHSAFGALAAALFVRRVPGIANEWRDNVEGFVRLVLMPVFFAYAGLHASVGTIDDAASWMWFGVFLAGGFIGKFGGSYLGARVTGLEPRDAMLVSSLMNTRGLMELIVLSIGLQMQILPPKVYTILVVFALVTTALTVPLVRLTLRVQSRATSAIPGAGK; from the coding sequence ATGACTGTCTGGCTGTTGCAACTCGTGCTGGTGATTGCGCTCTGCAATGTCTGCGGCCGCATTGCCGAACGGCTCGGCCAGTGCGCGGTCGTCGGCGAGATCGCGGCCGGTTTGCTGTTGGGGCCTTCGCTGTTCGGCGCGATCGCACCGGATTTCTACGACGCATTGTTCGGCCCCCGAACGCTGTCGGCGATGGGGCAAGTCGGTGAAGTCGGCCTGATACTGCTGATGTTTCAGGTGGGTCTGCATATGGAGTTGGGCGAGACGCTGCGTGGCAAGCGCTGGCGCATGCCCGTTGCGATCGCCGCGGGCGGGCTCGTCTTACCGGCCGCGATCGGCATGATCGTCGCCACTGTCTCGAAAGACATGCTCGCCGGCGACGCGCCGGCGCTGCCTTATATACTCTTCTGCGGTGTCGCGCTTGCGATATCAGCGGTACCGGTGATGGCGCGCATCGTCGACGACCTGGCGCTCAACGCCATGGTGGGCGCAAGGCACGCAATGTCTGCCGCGATGCTGACGGATGCGCTCGGATGGATGCTGCTTGCCGCTATTGCTTCGCTATCGAGCGGGCCTGGTTGGGCATTTGCGCGCATGCTCCTCAGCCTGCTCGCGTATCTGGTGCTGTGCGCGCTCCTGGTGCGCTTCGTGGTTCGACCGACGCTTATGCGGCTCGCATCGACTGCGCATGCGGCGCGCGACCGCTTGGCCGTGTTGTTATGTTTCGTCATGGCGTCGGCACTGGCGACGTCGCTGATCGGATTTCATAGCGCATTTGGCGCACTTGCGGCGGCGCTGTTCGTGCGGCGGGTGCCCGGCATCGCGAATGAGTGGCGGGATAACGTCGAAGGTTTTGTCAGGCTTGTGCTGATGCCGGTGTTTTTCGCGTATGCGGGGCTGCATGCGTCGGTCGGTACGATCGACGACGCGGCATCATGGATGTGGTTCGGCGTATTTCTCGCGGGCGGATTCATCGGCAAGTTCGGCGGCAGTTATCTGGGCGCGCGCGTCACCGGGCTTGAGCCACGCGATGCGATGTTGGTGAGCTCGCTGATGAATACGCGCGGCTTGATGGAGCTTATCGTCCTGTCTATCGGCCTGCAGATGCAGATCCTGCCGCCAAAGGTCTACACCATCCTCGTGGTGTTCGCGCTGGTGACGACGGCGCTGACCGTACCGCTGGTTCGACTCACGCTGCGCGTGCAATCGCGCGCGACGTCTGCAATCCCGGGGGCCGGCAAGTGA
- the ansP gene encoding L-asparagine permease → MSISEKSSSDITKKEWLESHESGYHKTLGNRQVQMIAIGGAIGTGLFLGAGARLQMAGPALALVYLVCGIFSFLILRALGELVMHRPSSGSFVSYAREFLGEKASYVAGWMYFLNWAMTGIVDITAVALYMQYWNAFTDVPQWIFALGALGIVTTMNMIGVKWFAEMEFWFALIKVTAIALFLIVGVVVLGTGHPVSGHPTGLNLIADNGGFFPHGLLPAVILVQGVVFAFAGIELVGTASGECKDARKILPRAINSVIWRIALFYVGSVILLVCLLPWNAYQAGQSPFVTFFTALGVPGIGSVMNIVVLSAALSSLNSGLYSTGRVLRALSMGGSAPSFLAKMSKQSVPYMGIWITVAIYFVGVILNYLVPSSVFEIVLNVASLGIISTWGFIVVCQMKFRQAVAQGKVADVPFKMPGAPVTSWLTLAFLAFVIIMMAFDYPNGTFTIASLPVVALLLVAGWFGVRKRAHAMMKPTIPSVVLTKNILE, encoded by the coding sequence ATGAGCATTTCAGAAAAATCCTCCTCGGATATTACAAAAAAAGAATGGCTTGAATCTCATGAGTCAGGATATCACAAAACCCTGGGTAACAGGCAGGTACAGATGATTGCCATCGGGGGGGCCATTGGTACGGGTTTGTTTTTAGGTGCAGGAGCCCGATTACAAATGGCTGGGCCCGCTCTTGCACTCGTCTATTTGGTTTGCGGTATATTTTCATTTCTTATTCTCCGCGCCCTTGGGGAGTTAGTCATGCATCGCCCCAGTAGCGGAAGTTTTGTTTCCTATGCAAGGGAGTTCTTAGGCGAGAAAGCGTCTTATGTTGCAGGCTGGATGTATTTTCTTAACTGGGCGATGACCGGAATCGTTGATATCACTGCGGTTGCATTATACATGCAGTATTGGAACGCATTTACGGACGTACCTCAGTGGATTTTTGCATTAGGGGCGCTTGGTATCGTCACTACCATGAATATGATAGGGGTGAAATGGTTTGCAGAGATGGAGTTTTGGTTTGCACTTATTAAAGTCACGGCGATAGCACTCTTTCTCATCGTGGGGGTGGTAGTCCTTGGTACCGGGCATCCCGTTTCAGGTCACCCAACCGGATTGAATTTGATTGCCGATAATGGCGGATTCTTCCCACATGGCTTGTTGCCGGCGGTAATTCTGGTTCAAGGGGTGGTGTTTGCTTTTGCCGGTATCGAGCTGGTTGGCACCGCCTCGGGTGAGTGTAAGGATGCCCGTAAAATATTGCCGCGAGCCATTAACAGCGTCATTTGGCGTATTGCACTTTTCTATGTTGGCTCCGTAATACTATTAGTCTGTTTATTACCGTGGAATGCCTATCAAGCTGGGCAAAGTCCTTTTGTCACTTTCTTTACAGCCTTAGGTGTTCCAGGTATTGGCTCGGTTATGAATATTGTGGTGTTATCAGCCGCGCTATCGAGCCTGAACTCTGGCTTATATTCGACGGGTCGTGTACTGCGAGCATTGTCAATGGGCGGATCTGCTCCGTCATTCCTGGCTAAGATGAGTAAACAGTCGGTCCCTTACATGGGGATTTGGATCACGGTCGCTATTTACTTTGTCGGTGTAATATTAAATTATCTTGTTCCGTCCAGCGTTTTCGAAATCGTACTTAATGTGGCATCTTTAGGCATCATCAGTACATGGGGTTTTATTGTCGTATGCCAAATGAAATTCCGCCAGGCCGTTGCTCAGGGAAAAGTGGCCGATGTCCCCTTTAAAATGCCCGGAGCTCCGGTGACCTCTTGGCTGACACTGGCTTTCCTGGCTTTTGTTATAATCATGATGGCTTTTGATTACCCAAATGGTACTTTCACGATTGCATCTCTACCTGTCGTCGCTCTATTGTTAGTCGCCGGTTGGTTTGGGGTAAGAAAACGAGCGCATGCCATGATGAAACCTACCATCCCCTCTGTAGTTTTAACTAAAAACATTCTTGAATAA
- a CDS encoding kinase inhibitor, protein MKKYIGVTALALFSLSAQAAGFQVTSSEIKTGTPLSKEQVFEGFGCEGGNTSPLLSWSGAPKGTKSFAVTVYDPDAPTGSGWWHWTVVNIPVSVTSLAADAGNKDGTKLPHEAVQGRNDFGYAGFGGACPPKGDKPHHYHFKVWALKTDKLPLDGNSSGALVGYMLTANKIATAEVVPVYGRE, encoded by the coding sequence ATGAAAAAGTATATTGGTGTCACCGCACTGGCTTTATTTTCATTATCTGCTCAGGCTGCCGGTTTTCAGGTAACAAGTAGTGAAATTAAAACGGGAACGCCGCTTTCGAAGGAACAGGTCTTCGAAGGCTTTGGTTGTGAAGGGGGCAACACCTCTCCTTTGCTGAGTTGGTCCGGCGCGCCCAAAGGCACTAAAAGCTTTGCCGTCACTGTTTACGACCCGGATGCTCCTACCGGCAGCGGATGGTGGCACTGGACGGTCGTCAATATTCCCGTTTCGGTGACATCCCTTGCCGCTGATGCCGGGAATAAAGACGGCACTAAACTACCTCATGAAGCGGTTCAGGGCAGAAATGATTTTGGTTATGCTGGCTTTGGCGGGGCGTGTCCCCCGAAAGGCGATAAACCGCATCATTACCATTTCAAGGTTTGGGCGTTAAAAACCGACAAGCTGCCGCTTGATGGCAACTCCAGTGGAGCGCTTGTCGGTTATATGCTTACCGCCAACAAAATAGCCACTGCTGAAGTGGTTCCGGTCTACGGAAGAGAATAA
- a CDS encoding helix-turn-helix transcriptional regulator has protein sequence MQAEGVSRLALQEIRMYKAHELHRVKLLMPALCRIRQGKKVVNWEGRCEIANNNQIILFPSGYEFGIANHPSSGLYMAEMLYLPAGLIQRFRQLYPLAPHEESKPGFCIEQNYELIYCWEQLKAAVQLKISDQLLEHWAMGILLTLGKNNMSHLFLSHSQDSLANRCQNLLLANPGARWTTQEIANLLFMSASTLRRRLAAEGESFQNLLDDVRLNNALAAIQTTLKPISVVARENGYMCPSRFTDRFQKRFRITPRALRRASKL, from the coding sequence ATGCAGGCAGAAGGCGTTTCCCGATTGGCCCTACAGGAAATACGAATGTATAAGGCCCACGAACTTCACCGAGTCAAACTATTGATGCCTGCGTTGTGTCGCATCCGCCAGGGGAAGAAGGTCGTCAATTGGGAGGGGCGTTGCGAAATTGCCAATAACAACCAGATAATTCTCTTCCCGTCCGGTTATGAATTTGGCATCGCCAATCATCCCAGTTCTGGCTTGTACATGGCGGAAATGCTTTACCTGCCTGCGGGGCTGATTCAGCGTTTCAGGCAGCTTTATCCGCTTGCACCGCATGAAGAGAGCAAACCCGGCTTCTGTATTGAGCAGAACTATGAGTTGATCTACTGCTGGGAGCAACTTAAGGCTGCGGTACAGCTTAAAATTTCCGATCAACTACTGGAACATTGGGCAATGGGAATTTTGTTAACGCTGGGCAAAAACAACATGAGCCACCTGTTTCTTTCTCATTCTCAGGATTCACTGGCTAACCGTTGCCAGAATCTGCTTTTAGCCAACCCCGGTGCACGCTGGACTACCCAGGAGATCGCCAATCTGCTGTTTATGTCTGCCTCAACGCTGCGTCGCCGCCTGGCAGCCGAAGGGGAAAGTTTCCAAAATCTGTTGGATGACGTGAGGCTGAATAATGCCCTGGCGGCCATTCAGACTACGCTTAAACCGATAAGCGTGGTGGCAAGAGAGAACGGTTATATGTGTCCTTCGCGTTTTACCGATCGCTTTCAGAAACGTTTTAGGATCACACCAAGAGCGCTGCGCCGCGCATCGAAATTATGA
- a CDS encoding carbohydrate porin, whose amino-acid sequence MKIAFLTFCTLACALPTHAAELTLAEINARLERVEAELKLSQNKLTQAENKIIAAEKRANDAELKNKNSKSDVINGDTEIKFGGYARTGILSGKQGTTTTVGPSLTPAGSTGGSVGRLGNEADTYVTADFDYKRHSANNSSVRYYMKIAEWDKTYNTDSAFNGQMNLRQAFVEMSDLPTFTGAFSGSTLWAGKREDRDNFDIHWLDSDMMNLVGTGAGIYDVNFFGDVKTNLSVYGRNFNDIDAMENVEYNNMTGAENTFIQNYTFSLNNRIGNWQWMLNGLYSRENDKRINDGLAQDNAASHGFNTMLAFHGDSFYGLNEGSTKTVLLYGKALGAEVRGPGSDGYLIDDAWTVKFATYGMTRLSDRLSIAPLLVAQSSNSRYIASDHYDWVTLNSRMIQEINQNFALQYEASYQYMDIDPKGFNGNKPVSGSFYKLTFAPTFKMQNVTDFFERPEIRFFVTWMNWDKNLDNYSSTDTFGNSGYHSGGSLMFGTQLETWF is encoded by the coding sequence ATGAAAATAGCATTTCTAACTTTCTGTACCTTGGCCTGTGCTTTACCTACGCACGCAGCGGAATTAACGCTGGCAGAAATTAACGCCAGACTGGAAAGGGTAGAGGCGGAGCTTAAGCTCTCCCAAAATAAATTAACGCAAGCCGAAAATAAGATTATCGCGGCGGAAAAAAGAGCCAATGATGCAGAATTAAAAAATAAAAACAGCAAGAGCGATGTTATTAATGGCGATACCGAAATTAAATTTGGCGGTTACGCCCGCACCGGTATCCTGAGCGGAAAACAGGGCACCACCACCACCGTCGGCCCATCACTAACGCCCGCGGGCAGCACTGGCGGCAGCGTTGGCCGCTTGGGTAACGAAGCCGACACCTACGTCACCGCAGACTTCGACTATAAACGCCATTCCGCCAACAATTCGAGCGTCCGCTACTACATGAAAATTGCCGAGTGGGACAAAACCTATAATACCGACAGCGCGTTTAACGGTCAGATGAATCTGCGCCAGGCATTTGTGGAAATGAGCGATCTGCCCACTTTCACTGGTGCGTTCAGCGGGTCAACGCTGTGGGCGGGTAAAAGAGAGGACCGGGATAACTTCGATATCCACTGGCTGGACTCGGATATGATGAACCTGGTCGGCACCGGCGCGGGGATTTATGATGTGAATTTCTTCGGCGATGTCAAAACCAACCTGTCAGTGTATGGGCGTAACTTCAACGATATCGATGCGATGGAGAACGTTGAGTACAACAACATGACCGGCGCGGAGAATACCTTTATCCAGAACTACACCTTCTCACTGAATAACCGCATCGGTAACTGGCAGTGGATGCTGAACGGGCTCTACTCCAGGGAAAATGACAAGCGGATCAACGACGGTCTGGCACAGGATAACGCCGCATCGCACGGCTTTAACACCATGCTGGCGTTTCACGGCGACAGCTTCTACGGCCTCAATGAAGGCTCGACAAAAACCGTGCTGCTGTACGGTAAAGCCCTTGGGGCCGAAGTGCGGGGGCCAGGATCGGATGGCTATCTAATCGACGATGCCTGGACAGTGAAGTTCGCCACCTACGGCATGACCCGGTTGAGCGACAGGCTGAGTATTGCCCCGCTACTGGTGGCGCAAAGCAGCAACAGTCGCTACATAGCATCCGACCACTATGACTGGGTGACACTAAACTCGCGGATGATCCAGGAGATTAATCAGAACTTTGCCCTGCAGTACGAAGCCAGCTATCAGTATATGGACATCGACCCGAAGGGCTTCAACGGCAATAAGCCGGTATCCGGCAGCTTTTACAAGCTAACCTTCGCGCCAACCTTTAAAATGCAGAACGTCACCGATTTCTTCGAGCGTCCGGAGATCCGTTTCTTCGTCACCTGGATGAACTGGGACAAAAATCTGGATAACTACTCATCGACTGATACCTTCGGAAATTCAGGCTATCACAGCGGCGGTTCGCTGATGTTCGGTACGCAGTTGGAAACCTGGTTCTGA